In one window of Mucilaginibacter auburnensis DNA:
- a CDS encoding glycosyl hydrolase 115 family protein — translation MIYNLKIFSKNPVRAFRQAAFILVLICATIGAIPTAAWALNGKNYISESYVKNAFKLSAGGRSATIVASSTDHKGVLRALLDLQGDIGKVTDHQPAVLYDKVPSQKELIIVGTIGKSALIDRLVKSGKLNVSAIKGKWENFLLQVIDDPFPGVTKAFVIAGSDKRGTIYGLYDVSSSIGVSPWHYWADVPPKKHTNLYIKSGRYSEGPSVKYRGIFINDEDPDLTRWVRENFGTVKPSTNPPVRAGVANYGHEFYAKVFELLLRIKANYLWPAMWSNAFNEDDAENPKLADEFGIVMGTSHQEPMLRSQQEWDRRYIRTLGNWDYTKHADTLAKFWREGISRNKGYESVITMGLRGANDTEMKGSLTDNIAMVEGIASTQQNIIKDEYGAAASNVPQVWCLYKEIMEYYNNGMRVPDNITLLWADDNWGNIRRLPDAKERLRAGGAGVYYHFDYHGDPRSYEWINTNPIAKIWDQMSLAKQYGADKIWIVNVGHFKGYELPMQYFMDLAWDTNYWTSDKIHAYTTQWAANQFGSQYAGDIADILNKYTKYNGRRKPESLTSSTYSLINYNEAENVVSDYVQLQKKAEQLYVKMPENLRDAYYQIVLFPVKACAQLYEMYLAAAKNELYAKQQRASANEMAARTRLFFQKDSLLMNEYNHVYAGGRWNHFMDETHIGYTTWSPPRKNSLDAIKLKELQVPQAATMGVALEGNENSWAEHTEQTVLPAFDNYNNTNHYLELFNKGRLPFNYTISSNVNWLNISNISGSVDSLDKRILFSLNKFALPKANAEGIVTISGTGQPVNVKVNYVALQTSMAKPGSFVESGGVIAIEAAHFAKNVPSGAREWKEIEDYGLTLSGMRATAPANAPAAVPGKNAPCLEYPLYLTSTDTAEITLITSPLLNVMPDRDIRIAVSFDDEAPIYMVNVPDKFKVHWSNPAWAQTVVKQARQVKTTLKIKSRGNHTLKVWLIDPGVVLEKIIVNTGGLKPSYLGPPESVSVPRKL, via the coding sequence ATGATATATAATTTGAAAATTTTTTCTAAGAATCCTGTACGCGCTTTTAGGCAAGCTGCTTTCATACTGGTTTTGATTTGTGCTACAATTGGCGCAATACCTACCGCAGCATGGGCATTGAACGGTAAAAACTACATTTCCGAAAGCTATGTCAAAAACGCGTTCAAGCTTTCCGCAGGTGGGAGATCGGCAACAATTGTTGCCAGCTCGACAGATCACAAAGGTGTATTAAGAGCGTTACTTGACCTTCAGGGAGACATCGGCAAAGTAACCGATCATCAACCAGCCGTTTTATACGATAAAGTTCCATCGCAAAAAGAATTAATCATTGTAGGTACAATTGGTAAAAGCGCACTAATTGACAGGCTGGTTAAAAGCGGAAAACTTAATGTAAGCGCAATCAAAGGAAAATGGGAAAACTTTCTTCTACAAGTAATTGATGATCCATTTCCGGGGGTAACAAAGGCTTTTGTTATTGCAGGGAGTGATAAGCGGGGAACGATTTATGGATTGTACGATGTTTCCTCAAGTATTGGTGTATCGCCATGGCATTACTGGGCCGATGTGCCGCCAAAAAAACATACTAACTTGTATATAAAAAGCGGACGTTATTCTGAAGGCCCCAGTGTTAAATACCGCGGAATTTTCATCAATGATGAAGATCCCGATCTGACGCGGTGGGTTAGAGAAAACTTTGGAACGGTTAAACCCAGTACCAATCCGCCTGTTCGCGCCGGCGTTGCTAATTATGGTCATGAGTTCTACGCAAAGGTATTTGAACTTTTGCTGCGGATTAAGGCCAATTATTTATGGCCAGCCATGTGGTCCAATGCTTTTAACGAGGATGATGCTGAAAACCCTAAACTTGCGGATGAGTTTGGTATTGTAATGGGTACTTCGCATCAGGAGCCTATGCTGCGTTCACAACAGGAATGGGATAGAAGGTACATACGCACCCTGGGCAACTGGGACTACACCAAGCACGCCGATACATTGGCAAAATTCTGGCGCGAAGGTATTAGTAGGAATAAGGGTTACGAAAGCGTGATCACCATGGGATTGCGCGGCGCTAATGATACCGAAATGAAAGGCTCTTTAACTGATAATATTGCAATGGTAGAAGGTATTGCCAGCACCCAGCAAAATATCATTAAAGACGAATATGGCGCGGCAGCCAGCAACGTTCCGCAGGTTTGGTGCTTGTACAAGGAGATCATGGAATATTATAATAATGGCATGCGTGTTCCGGATAACATCACCCTGCTTTGGGCCGATGATAACTGGGGCAATATACGCAGATTGCCTGATGCTAAAGAACGCTTGAGAGCAGGCGGAGCCGGTGTGTATTATCACTTTGATTATCACGGTGACCCCAGAAGCTATGAATGGATCAATACCAATCCTATTGCAAAAATCTGGGACCAAATGTCGCTGGCTAAGCAATACGGTGCGGATAAAATATGGATAGTTAACGTAGGGCACTTTAAAGGATATGAACTACCAATGCAATATTTTATGGATCTGGCCTGGGATACCAATTACTGGACCAGTGATAAGATACATGCCTACACAACACAATGGGCAGCCAATCAGTTCGGCAGCCAGTATGCAGGTGATATTGCTGACATCCTGAATAAGTACACCAAATATAATGGTCGTCGTAAACCGGAGTCTCTAACTTCGTCTACATATAGTCTCATCAACTATAACGAAGCGGAAAATGTGGTTTCAGATTATGTTCAATTGCAAAAAAAGGCAGAGCAACTTTACGTCAAAATGCCCGAAAATTTACGCGACGCTTATTATCAGATTGTGCTATTTCCGGTAAAAGCATGCGCGCAACTTTATGAAATGTATCTGGCAGCCGCAAAAAATGAACTTTATGCAAAGCAACAGCGGGCAAGCGCCAATGAGATGGCAGCAAGGACGCGTTTGTTTTTCCAAAAAGACTCTTTGCTAATGAATGAGTACAACCATGTTTACGCGGGAGGCAGGTGGAACCACTTTATGGATGAAACGCATATTGGATACACCACATGGTCGCCACCAAGAAAAAACAGCCTTGATGCCATCAAGCTTAAAGAACTGCAAGTACCCCAAGCCGCCACGATGGGTGTTGCTTTAGAGGGTAATGAAAACAGCTGGGCTGAGCATACAGAACAGACTGTTCTTCCCGCCTTTGATAACTATAACAATACAAATCATTATCTGGAACTGTTTAATAAGGGAAGGCTACCTTTCAATTATACAATTAGTAGCAATGTTAACTGGTTGAACATAAGTAATATATCTGGTTCGGTTGATAGTCTCGACAAGCGCATCTTATTTAGCTTAAACAAATTTGCACTACCTAAAGCAAATGCCGAAGGTATTGTAACAATTAGTGGTACCGGACAGCCTGTTAATGTAAAAGTTAACTACGTTGCATTACAGACAAGTATGGCGAAGCCCGGCAGCTTTGTGGAAAGCGGTGGTGTGATCGCCATTGAGGCAGCCCATTTTGCTAAGAATGTACCCAGTGGTGCCCGTGAATGGAAAGAGATCGAGGACTATGGTTTAACGCTTTCGGGCATGCGCGCTACTGCACCGGCCAATGCGCCCGCAGCAGTTCCCGGAAAAAACGCGCCTTGCCTCGAGTATCCCCTGTACCTAACTTCAACTGATACCGCGGAAATTACGTTGATAACATCCCCATTACTAAATGTGATGCCGGACAGGGATATCAGGATTGCTGTTTCTTTTGACGACGAGGCACCTATTTATATGGTAAATGTGCCTGATAAATTTAAAGTGCATTGGTCAAACCCAGCGTGGGCGCAAACAGTGGTTAAGCAGGCGAGACAAGTTAAGACCACCCTCAAAATCAAATCGCGCGGTAATCATACGCTAAAAGTTTGGTTAATTGATCCCGGAGTTGTTCTCGAAAAAATAATTGTTAACACCGGAGGGTTAAAGCCTTCGTATTTGGGGCCGCCCGAAAGTGTTAGTGTTCCACGTAAATTATAA
- a CDS encoding DUF5627 domain-containing protein, which translates to MKRYKLFMGLAVALGTATGCLKNNDIQHPDYDTQSVYFSYQYPVRTIVLGEDLFIDNTLDNAHKVEVKATLGGTTDNKKDVVINFNVDATLANNLKFLSSGDAIKVLPSNYYSLASNQISIPKGSIMGGVQVQLTDAFFADPLAIKNTYVLPLKMTGVQNADKILPEKNFVLYALKFINPWHGFYLRRGVDVMTSATDSRTVTRHAVYVENDEVNKLNTKSLTQTEFPVVFKDSQGANFSCTLLLTFDNTGKCTISTNTNLFTASGTGQFVKRGDKKSWGNTDRDALYLNYQVAYNGVTVGTAPSTRIISGTITSKDTLVMRDRAVSYELFTPAQL; encoded by the coding sequence ATGAAAAGATATAAACTATTTATGGGGCTGGCAGTTGCGTTGGGCACTGCAACGGGTTGCTTGAAAAACAATGATATCCAACATCCGGATTATGATACGCAGTCGGTATACTTCTCTTATCAGTATCCGGTGCGAACCATTGTATTAGGCGAAGATTTATTTATAGATAATACCCTGGATAATGCACACAAGGTGGAGGTTAAAGCTACTTTAGGCGGCACAACTGACAATAAGAAAGACGTTGTAATTAATTTCAATGTAGATGCGACGCTGGCAAACAACCTTAAATTTCTAAGCAGTGGCGATGCGATCAAAGTGTTGCCCTCCAATTATTATTCTTTGGCATCCAATCAAATCAGTATTCCCAAAGGCAGCATAATGGGCGGTGTACAGGTGCAATTAACAGATGCTTTTTTTGCCGATCCGCTTGCAATAAAAAACACATATGTACTCCCCTTGAAAATGACAGGTGTACAAAATGCCGACAAAATTCTGCCTGAAAAGAACTTCGTGCTTTATGCACTAAAGTTCATTAATCCATGGCATGGTTTTTACCTCCGAAGAGGTGTTGACGTAATGACCAGCGCCACTGATAGCAGAACAGTGACCCGGCATGCTGTATATGTAGAAAATGACGAAGTAAACAAGTTAAATACAAAATCGCTTACACAAACGGAGTTTCCCGTGGTGTTTAAGGACAGTCAGGGAGCCAACTTTTCCTGTACCTTGTTACTTACATTTGACAATACCGGAAAATGTACCATTTCTACTAATACAAACCTTTTTACGGCATCAGGAACAGGGCAGTTCGTGAAGAGGGGCGATAAAAAAAGCTGGGGCAATACAGACCGCGACGCGCTTTACCTGAACTATCAGGTAGCCTATAACGGCGTTACTGTTGGTACTGCTCCAAGCACCAGAATCATCAGCGGCACTATAACCTCTAAAGACACGCTGGTAATGCGCGACAGAGCAGTTAGCTACGAGCTATTTACCCCGGCGCAATTATAA